In Microplitis mediator isolate UGA2020A chromosome 2, iyMicMedi2.1, whole genome shotgun sequence, a single window of DNA contains:
- the LOC130663475 gene encoding uncharacterized protein LOC130663475: protein MDYNKLNFYTEKYNKDNRNIKIVETFVPVIKEKPITGKFYSKYDSGVGKVEEKFIKLIERRTEMVPKDIYPYKPPTANMEYGWFSEPLVPRSKDPRLYFPLKQSDVVKTEMRIRQVDNNFRKSTGATFKTR, encoded by the exons atggattacaataaattaaatttttacacggaaaaatataataaagacaATAGAAATATCAAAATTGTAGAGACTTTCGTTCCGGTGATTAAAGAAAAACCGATTACTGGTAAATTTTACTCGAAATATGACTCCGGGGTCGGGAAAGTTGaggaaaaattcataaaattaatagaaagACGTACGGAGATGGTTCCTAAGGATATTTATCCATACAAACCCCCGACCGCAAATATGGA ataCGGGTGGTTTTCAGAGCCACTGGTACCGCGATCAAAGGATCCGAGACTTTATTTTCCTTTGAAGCAGAGCGATGTCGTTAAAACTGAAATGCGAATTCGTCaagttgataataattttcgtAAATCAACAGGGGCCACTTTCAAAACTAgatga
- the LOC130663474 gene encoding ras-related protein Rab-30-like yields the protein MEDYKFLFKVVLVGNAGVGKTCLVRRFTQGLFPPGQGATIGVDFMIKTVEVENEKVKLQIWDTAGQERFRSITQSYYRSAHALILVYDISCQPTFDCLPDWLREIEEYASNKVLRILVGNKIDREDREIPTHVGEDFAQRHGMYFLETSAKEAENVERLFMEIAAELMEQARSKELPRYETNATSINGKTTSIGDSGSCTCSRFS from the exons aTGGAGGAttacaagtttttattcaaagtCGTACTCGTTGGTAATGCTGGTGTTGGAAAAACTTGTCTAGTTCGTCGTTTTActcag gGTTTATTCCCACCAGGACAAGGAGCTACTATTGGAGTAGATTTCATGATAAAGACTGTGGAAGTAGAGAATGAGAAAGTTAAG TTACAAATTTGGGATACTGCAGGCCAAGAACGATTCAGATCTATAACCCAGAGCTATTATAGATCAGCTCATGCTCTTATTCTCGTATACGATATTTCTTGTCAACCGACATTCGATTGTCTGCCTGACTGGCTAAGAGAAATTGAAGAGTACGCAAGTAATAAAGTGCTGAGGATACTTGTTG GCAATAAAATTGATCGTGAAGACAGAGAAATTCCTACTCATGTAGGTGAAGATTTTGCTCAAAGGCACGGGATGTATTTTTTGGAGACTTCAGCTAAAGAGGCTGAGAATGTTGAAAGATTATTTATGGAAATAGCGGCTGAGCTTATGGAG CAAGCTCGAAGTAAAGAATTGCCGAGATACGAGACGAACGCAACTTCAATTAACGGAAAAACAACGTCAATTGGTGACAGCGGCAGCTGTACGTGTAGTAGATTTTCTTAA
- the LOC130663472 gene encoding spermatogenesis associated 6-like protein, with the protein MASKGFCVKIYFDLHIINCPGVWLCPNGTVTLQINCLNSHIESRKVTPAFPLVLSDKFLFKKIFTGIGTLTELECCLESEYFYAELVQCPSADGRKVILATFETNLVDLLYPAPCYRGLVAGVDVDLLMEPTKYFPGILAPKIEVSTRTVIEEMEICQVDVARNRIINPKLINSKGRPCIHRKRPTEGIIRQKKVCHTQGRIKSPPRLCACRHQVRLGMNETLVPCPSDSRSQSHVSQCYQKSTPSVKQTNSYPCKNSIYECTSVRQFHDLDDCSVCSRYRHFFSKDSRTITMTSTDSRKEASYGSCDVTNCTEHTSSESLSLSTLRRRIQNLNKPK; encoded by the exons atggcAAGTAAAGGATTTTGTGTCAAAATTTACTTTGATCTTCATATc ATAAATTGTCCAGGTGTTTGGTTGTGTCCAAACGGTACAGTGACATTGCAGATAAATTGTCTGAACTCTCATATCGAATCCCGAAAAGTAACACCAGCGTTTCCGTTGGTGCTTAgcgataaatttttgttcaaaaaaattttcactggGATTGGGACGTTGACGGAGCTAGAGTGTTGTCTAGaaagtgaatatttttatgccGAATTGGTACAGTGTCCTTCGGCAGATGGTAGAAAAGTTATTTTGGCGACTTTTGAGACAAATTTAGTGGATCTTTTGTACCCGGCTCCTTGTTACAGAGGATTGGTGGCCGGAGTTGATGTAGATCTGTTGATGGAACCGACAAAATACTTTCCG GGAATTCTAGCACCAAAAATAGAGGTATCTACTCGCACAGTGATAGAGGAAATGGAAATATGTCAAGTAGATGTCGCGAGAAATCGTATTATTAatccaaaattaataaactcaaAA gGACGGCCATGTATTCATCGAAAACGTCCTACTGAAGGTATCAtcagacaaaaaaaagtctgtcATACACAAGGACGAATAAAATCTCCTCCTCGGCT atgcgCATGTAGACATCAAGTCCGATTGGGAATGAATGAAACTCTGGTGCCATGTCCATCAGACTCACGGAGTCAATCCCATGTGAGTCAGTGCTACCAAAAATCAACACCAAGtgttaaacaaacaaattctTATCCCTGTAAAAATTCTATCTACGAGTGCACTTCCGTACGACAATTTCATGACTTGGATGACTGTTCAGTTTGCTCGAGGTACAGgcactttttttcaaaagacTCTCGGACCATCACGATGACAAGTACTGACAGTCGCAAAGAAGCTTCTTATGGGTCTTGTGACGTGACTAATTGCACCGAACATACTTCTTCAGAAAGTCTATCACTATCAAC GCTACGGAGAAGAAtacagaatttaaataaacctAAGTAa